TAAACTATCAAGTATTCTCGCCTCAAAATCCTTGTCTTTATATTCTCTGATAATTCTTAATGCTAAATTCAGGTTATTAATTGCAGTAACATTTTTTCCTGTTTGGATATTTACAAATCCAATATTGCTAAGAGCTATTCCTTGATCGGGTATACGATCAATTTTTTTGCTAATACTTAATGACCGTTGAAATGATTCTAAAGCGAGATCATATTTTTTTTGCAAAGTAAAAACATATCCAAGGTTGTTAATATATATCGCTCTATTTCTAAGAGATTGAAAGCTATCATCCTTACTAATAATATCAATAGCTTTCTGATAGAAATTTGAGGCATTGTCATATTGACCTAATAAGCTATAAACACTACCCAATCCATTGTTTAGTATAGATATTTCATTCTTATTAGTTATCTCGTTTAAAAGAGGCTGTGCTTTTTGATATTGTTGTAAAGCCTGAGAATATTGTCCGACCTTTCTATAGTCAATTCCAGCATTAATCAAAACTTTTGCTTGATTTAGTCTATCACCAAGTTTTTCAAATACTTGATATGCTTTGGGATATATAGAGATTGCTTTAAAAGTTTGTCCTAATTCACTGTAAGAAGCAGCTATTGCGTATAACATCTTAGCTTCGCTGCCTGAATCCTTTATTTCTTGATAAAGTTTTAATGCGCTTTCATAAAAAGAAATTGCAATTTCATAGTTATCTAGTTGGTAATAAGATGAGCCAATAGCATTAAGTGAATTGCCAATCATATCTTTTTGATTAAGAGATTGCCAAATAATCAATGAGTCTTGATAAATAGCAATAGCTCGTTGATACTTGCCGTCTTTGTATAGATTTTTTGCCTGTTTATATAGATTAGTTGCCTCTATTTTTCTGGCTTTATCTAATGTAACTTGATCTTGGATTTGAACTGTTTTAAATTTCAGTATTTCTATTGGTGGATTTATCGACTGTTGCAAACCAATAGATGCAGCAAAGATAGTCAATAAACCTTGAAAAAAGGTCATAATGATAAACCTTCAAGTTTATAAAATCAACTTAGCTATTTTTTAGAACTGATATTTGTAATTATCTAGGTTCAGGCACTTCAGGCACTTCAGGAATAGAATGAATTTCCTCTGGACCAGGAGATTCCATAACTGGTTCAGGCAGAGGTGGCAGTGGTCGGGGATCTTTTACTCCTTTAAGAATTGCTTCCCAATGAAACCTTTTACCCAAATTAGAATGTATTTTGCCTATTTCAAAGAGAGTATCAGCAACTTTGACACTATCTCCAATTTTTTTGTATTCTTCTAGAGATTTTTCGAGATTTTCAATGGCTTTAAGACTATCTTTATCTCCTTGTACAAACAAATCTTCTGTTTCTTGCGACTTGCTAGTTGTCTTTTTCTTAGATGCCATAACGATTTATAGTTTAGATGTCATTGATACGTATCTATATATTTAGTAATCTAAAGCTATAACTAGAATTTGTCTACAAATACTATGATTAATTTCTAGCTTGTAATATTTCTTCTCATTTAGTCATTTATTTGCTGCCAGCAAGTGCAAACACAATTCCTAAATCCTCACTAAATCTAACTTGTCTCATCCTTCTCACATTTCTCTTCCACTATGATTACACAAATCTCTACATTCCATTACCAATCAGGATAAAAGCAGCCCAGTAATAAGGATGACTTATTTTCGCAGGGACAGTGGATGAAGTTGCCCTCGGACGCGCCTCAATAGACACAA
This portion of the Pseudanabaena sp. ABRG5-3 genome encodes:
- a CDS encoding tetratricopeptide repeat protein; translation: MASKKKTTSKSQETEDLFVQGDKDSLKAIENLEKSLEEYKKIGDSVKVADTLFEIGKIHSNLGKRFHWEAILKGVKDPRPLPPLPEPVMESPGPEEIHSIPEVPEVPEPR